One stretch of Epinephelus lanceolatus isolate andai-2023 chromosome 15, ASM4190304v1, whole genome shotgun sequence DNA includes these proteins:
- the LOC117267160 gene encoding uncharacterized protein LOC117267160: MKGRQRKTDTQEEDTTEDMAAAIENKDPHPEILQPDSPSPSSSSSPLPPLAVPPSTSASALLALASPATRRSISMGDFRRVTGALRTGSEPPSTSATAPSSKLVTPSSSMEFEAARRRLLEVEERQRVIREMERRLEELREVFVRSEQEVVVHGEVVSRISSAAQQGELYVVENSQRLKKGLRFKKHRPTIVFSSMLGLRTCLPWPVKLK; this comes from the coding sequence ATGAAGGGACgtcaaagaaaaacagacaccCAAGAGGAGGACACAACCGAGGACATGGCAGCAGCTATTGAAAACAAGGACCCACATCCTGAAATCCTCCAACCAGATTCACCCTCtccatcatcatcttcttcccCTCTGCCTCCATTAGCCGTGCCACCTTCTACATCTGCCTCTGCCCTCCTGGCGCTGGCCTCTCCAGCCACCCGGCGCTCCATTTCCATGGGAGACTTCCGGAGGGTGACAGGGGCTCTGCGAACCGGCTCTGAACCACCATCCACCTCTGCCACGGCCCCCTCCTCCAAGCTTGTAACCCCTAGCTCCAGCATGGAGTTCGAGGCAGCTCGACGGCGCCttctggaggtggaggagcgcCAGCGTGTCATCAGAGAAATGGAGCGACGGCTGGAGGAGCTCAGGGAGGTGTTTGTGCGCTCGGAGCAGGAGGTGGTTGTTCACGGGGAGGTGGTGTCGCGGATATCCAGTGCAGCCCAGCAGGGGGAGCTGTACGTGGTAGAGAACAGTCAGCGACTGAAGAAAGGCCTGAGGTTCAAGAAACATCGACCCACCATCGTCTTCTCCTCCATGCTGGGACTCCGCACGTGCCTCCCCTGGCCTGTGAAGCTCAAATAG